The following proteins come from a genomic window of Gimesia chilikensis:
- a CDS encoding WD40 repeat domain-containing protein, whose protein sequence is MMDERAAWLTQGKGITPSLRWSFSTEAPLLALDLARETGEILAADISGGLYLLDRQGQFLHLNRGIRDVQLVHWSDHGKRGAAIYSDNNICCFDRDLNVTWAISFSVECLAIAMDSYGDYVAVSLASGKTILIDSQKKKVASFETMKPLSYLEFQMTEPRLMGAAENGLVCCYDLEGNCLWTEKHWSNCGGLAMSGDGQRIYLAGFNYGILIFDHEGDSAGTLVFEGTPKVLACDFQGNRIVTATIEQELYWLNQEGKLLWGGIIPDEAIEVACDPFGQWCVCGAKSGLVQCLDWSDSL, encoded by the coding sequence ATGATGGATGAACGTGCCGCCTGGCTGACCCAGGGAAAAGGAATTACTCCCAGCCTCCGCTGGTCATTTTCCACCGAAGCGCCACTCCTGGCGCTCGACCTGGCACGTGAAACAGGAGAAATACTGGCCGCCGATATTTCCGGCGGCCTTTATTTATTGGATCGGCAGGGTCAGTTCCTGCATCTGAACCGCGGGATCAGGGATGTGCAGCTGGTACACTGGAGCGATCACGGCAAGCGGGGGGCCGCGATCTACTCCGATAATAATATCTGCTGTTTCGATCGCGATCTGAACGTGACCTGGGCGATCTCCTTCTCCGTGGAATGCCTGGCGATTGCCATGGATTCCTACGGCGATTATGTCGCCGTCAGTCTGGCCAGCGGGAAAACGATTCTGATCGATTCCCAGAAAAAGAAGGTGGCCAGCTTTGAGACGATGAAGCCGCTGAGTTACCTCGAATTTCAGATGACCGAACCCCGGCTGATGGGGGCGGCCGAGAACGGCCTGGTCTGCTGTTACGATCTTGAAGGCAACTGTCTCTGGACGGAGAAGCACTGGTCGAACTGCGGTGGGCTGGCGATGTCGGGCGATGGTCAGCGGATCTACCTGGCGGGATTCAATTACGGTATTCTGATCTTCGATCATGAAGGCGATTCCGCGGGAACGCTGGTATTCGAGGGGACGCCGAAGGTTCTTGCCTGTGATTTTCAGGGGAACCGGATCGTCACCGCGACCATTGAACAGGAATTGTACTGGCTCAACCAGGAGGGCAAACTGCTGTGGGGCGGGATTATTCCTGATGAAGCGATCGAGGTCGCCTGCGACCCGTTCGGACAGTGGTGCGTCTGCGGTGCTAAATCAGGGCTGGTACAGTGTCTGGACTGGAGCGACTCACTTTAA
- a CDS encoding serine/threonine-protein kinase, with translation MAKRNKDTPEKKKRQSARVPKLDSLGKYLIEKEIGAGGMGAVFLARDTTLNRLAALKILPRDKAENPVLVKRFKAEGQAAAHLRHENIVSVYDAGEEDGYLYIALEYVEGTDLHNMISKRTRLPVRRSLEIITQVTEALAHAYQQGIVHRDIKPANILIRQDGVVKLTDLGLARSIDDNTETSITRAGTTVGTVDYMAPEQARDSKAADIRSDIYSLGCTWYHMLTGRAPFSEGSLTNKLAAHATTPPPDPRELNERVPEGIVAIIHRMMAKSKNDRYQTPEELLEDLKDPNLKRSNVDNNVLEALASDESDGEQPTREVDIILPADSSDFQINQFIPDYNSQPDEDDDDHADGGNRLSTSFDLQQLAGEVELESEVTVPGLKRSPKSTPEKKNEKKASRSKSGPQKTVDRSRTRQPVDEPEEGSVISDSAMKTRKANRTRKSEPDSSQGKRSRPAAAGKKPSRPQPTKRSSGARKSVRETSPVMNGDADANESEISFDYRQIGLVLGGLLLVIILIWWAVSSMGSGSAPQQGPGSNPFDPNAEAPAPAENTAVAAADEPKADAEAEKETEQTSTEVTKTEEKPAGSQWEEVAVRGQEKQFLPSWGKGFSALTGANASQPESQLTLLKVAHGSSAQGIYSSLDDALAEVANRGAVIRLYGPGPFSMSPQRLAGISQLIIMAADSSEKQPTVILTPEGGSDSQTISDYLSFSGGLLRLQGIHFLCDAGRLTGNGDCNLLALNQSDLTVQECSFSLTGTGTREFRLINSTGVPRTETDRPEGESRILLENCVVTGRKLEVVRVDQPYSDVMVSNCYFSVTEAPCLELAALNPNLNISSVLQARKVPRTLRVFSSTLVSDQSIFELIGPVAKQAPPAAENQETLKTQTDLIVINSVLVGDPQAKQAAMLTLVDWPQDKLRQQSKSRFKDLDLQLESVMFWGWPLYLRSTEPGSPQSTFEIDAHRTWQQSWGKPVAVESFDTDLPPKYAALRKPTFDSSLLNFSKVKNVYRVSSGGIVPGCDPNRLATLSAGEQERIQAYVSQPQIGKAIADKFAKSKAVSFDMSKGNLSDFLNSTAVSGPTRVNVTGQGVCYTAPIKLENKQVQLNFDTPTGAAPLIVELKLLPSTGKTRSRDSRSAGVDSFISLKNSTLAIHGGKFRISADRKGVVPRNFVSLQNSQLALEDSALDALLLNDKRFQSVVQVGGGTGNQPNQVLLSRTYLSTSGTVVNSEATQLDLEVSGSLLLSQNDLFALAVKPSSSPRVRVSLNQSTLAPRDSVLAFKESDGSQSTGTAARVLAEECLFLPVPAASGGRSDSSRSASLLRLPQSLQKQVQWWGSTNGYMVERLQALGESGSLSAGAGGDFEQTLAQVFGDQADQHALTMPGGVLLQEQKLPPLTKIQPVHFRLLPACKAATWSDLKQPLGADPVALQAMLEGNPQDRAKAARKKRSF, from the coding sequence ATGGCCAAGCGGAATAAAGATACTCCTGAAAAGAAAAAACGCCAGTCCGCGCGCGTGCCCAAGCTGGATTCGCTGGGGAAATACCTGATCGAGAAAGAGATTGGTGCCGGCGGCATGGGGGCTGTCTTTCTCGCCCGTGACACAACGCTGAATCGACTGGCGGCTCTTAAAATTCTGCCCCGCGACAAGGCGGAAAACCCGGTTCTGGTCAAACGATTCAAGGCTGAGGGACAGGCGGCTGCTCACCTGCGGCATGAGAATATCGTCTCCGTCTACGATGCTGGCGAAGAAGACGGATATCTCTACATTGCCCTCGAGTATGTCGAAGGGACCGACCTGCATAACATGATCAGCAAGCGGACGCGACTACCTGTTCGGCGTTCGCTGGAGATTATCACGCAGGTGACGGAAGCCCTCGCGCATGCCTATCAGCAGGGAATCGTCCACCGTGATATCAAGCCGGCCAACATCCTGATTCGCCAGGATGGGGTCGTCAAGCTGACCGACCTGGGGCTGGCCCGTTCAATTGATGACAACACCGAAACCAGCATTACAAGGGCCGGTACGACGGTGGGAACGGTCGACTATATGGCTCCCGAACAGGCACGTGACAGTAAAGCGGCTGATATTCGCAGCGATATCTATTCGCTGGGCTGCACCTGGTATCACATGCTGACCGGACGGGCCCCCTTCTCCGAGGGAAGTCTGACTAATAAACTGGCCGCACATGCTACCACTCCCCCGCCCGACCCGCGGGAATTGAATGAACGCGTGCCCGAAGGGATCGTGGCGATCATTCACCGGATGATGGCCAAGTCCAAGAACGACCGCTACCAGACGCCGGAAGAACTGCTGGAAGATCTGAAGGACCCAAATCTGAAGCGTTCCAATGTCGACAATAATGTGCTGGAAGCACTAGCCTCAGATGAGTCGGATGGGGAACAGCCGACGCGTGAAGTCGATATTATTCTCCCGGCTGACAGCAGCGACTTTCAGATCAATCAGTTCATTCCCGATTACAACAGCCAGCCGGATGAGGACGATGACGATCACGCAGATGGCGGGAACCGTCTGAGTACCAGCTTTGATCTGCAGCAACTGGCGGGAGAAGTGGAACTGGAGTCTGAAGTCACGGTGCCCGGGCTGAAGCGTTCCCCCAAGTCGACGCCTGAGAAGAAAAACGAGAAGAAAGCATCCCGCTCGAAATCGGGACCACAAAAAACAGTCGACCGTTCACGTACCCGGCAGCCGGTTGACGAACCGGAAGAAGGCTCCGTGATCTCCGATTCCGCGATGAAGACGCGGAAGGCGAACCGTACGCGCAAAAGTGAGCCGGACTCATCACAGGGTAAGCGGAGCCGACCTGCTGCAGCGGGCAAAAAACCGTCACGGCCCCAACCGACGAAACGCAGCAGCGGGGCCCGTAAATCGGTCCGGGAAACGTCGCCTGTCATGAACGGCGACGCCGATGCGAACGAGAGTGAGATTTCTTTCGACTACCGGCAGATTGGTCTGGTGCTGGGGGGGTTACTGCTGGTCATCATATTGATCTGGTGGGCTGTGAGCAGTATGGGGTCTGGTTCCGCACCGCAACAGGGACCGGGCAGTAATCCATTCGATCCGAATGCCGAGGCACCCGCGCCGGCCGAAAACACTGCGGTCGCCGCTGCGGATGAGCCAAAAGCTGATGCGGAAGCGGAAAAGGAAACGGAACAGACCAGTACCGAAGTCACAAAAACAGAGGAAAAGCCTGCTGGTTCCCAGTGGGAAGAGGTGGCTGTGCGGGGGCAGGAAAAACAGTTTCTACCCTCTTGGGGGAAAGGTTTTTCGGCACTAACGGGGGCAAATGCCAGCCAGCCGGAATCTCAGCTGACCCTGCTCAAAGTCGCCCATGGATCTTCGGCGCAGGGAATCTATTCCAGCTTGGATGACGCTTTGGCGGAGGTGGCCAACCGTGGGGCTGTTATTCGTCTGTACGGTCCCGGTCCATTCTCAATGAGTCCTCAGCGACTCGCGGGGATTTCGCAATTGATCATCATGGCTGCGGATTCCAGCGAGAAACAGCCGACCGTGATCCTGACTCCGGAGGGCGGTTCTGATTCGCAGACGATCTCTGATTACCTGAGTTTTTCCGGGGGGCTGCTGCGGTTACAGGGAATTCATTTCCTGTGTGACGCGGGCCGTCTGACTGGCAACGGCGACTGTAATCTGCTGGCTCTGAACCAGAGCGACCTGACCGTTCAGGAATGTTCCTTTTCACTGACAGGAACCGGGACACGTGAGTTTCGTCTGATCAATTCTACCGGAGTTCCCCGCACCGAGACCGATCGGCCCGAGGGGGAGTCGCGGATTCTGCTGGAGAATTGTGTCGTTACCGGCAGAAAGCTGGAAGTGGTGCGCGTGGATCAGCCCTACTCCGATGTGATGGTTTCCAACTGTTATTTTTCTGTGACCGAGGCTCCCTGCCTGGAGCTGGCGGCGTTGAATCCGAATCTGAACATCAGCAGTGTGCTGCAGGCGCGGAAGGTCCCCCGCACGCTGCGTGTGTTTTCCAGTACGCTCGTCTCTGATCAATCAATCTTTGAACTGATCGGGCCGGTGGCAAAACAGGCCCCACCTGCTGCCGAGAACCAGGAGACTCTGAAGACACAGACCGACCTGATCGTGATCAATTCGGTACTCGTGGGAGATCCGCAGGCAAAACAGGCCGCGATGCTGACGCTCGTCGACTGGCCGCAGGATAAACTGCGCCAGCAGAGCAAGAGTCGCTTCAAGGACCTGGATCTGCAGCTGGAAAGCGTCATGTTCTGGGGCTGGCCGTTGTATCTGAGATCGACCGAACCGGGCAGTCCGCAGAGTACATTTGAGATTGATGCCCATCGAACCTGGCAGCAAAGCTGGGGAAAACCGGTGGCGGTCGAGTCCTTCGATACCGATTTACCACCTAAGTACGCGGCACTGCGGAAGCCGACCTTTGACAGCAGCCTGCTCAATTTTTCCAAAGTCAAAAATGTTTATCGTGTCTCTTCAGGCGGGATCGTACCTGGCTGCGATCCGAACCGTCTGGCGACGCTTTCTGCCGGCGAGCAGGAACGGATTCAGGCCTATGTGAGCCAGCCTCAGATCGGAAAAGCGATCGCCGACAAGTTCGCGAAATCGAAGGCGGTTTCTTTCGACATGTCGAAAGGAAATCTGAGCGACTTTCTCAACAGCACTGCTGTTTCAGGACCCACCCGGGTGAATGTGACCGGACAGGGCGTCTGCTATACGGCTCCCATCAAGCTGGAAAACAAACAGGTGCAGTTGAATTTCGATACGCCTACTGGTGCGGCTCCTTTGATTGTGGAACTGAAGCTGCTGCCCTCCACTGGGAAGACGCGGTCGCGTGATTCCCGTAGTGCGGGAGTGGACTCTTTTATTTCTCTGAAGAACTCCACCCTGGCGATTCACGGTGGGAAATTTCGGATTTCGGCCGACCGGAAAGGTGTGGTCCCCCGGAATTTCGTTTCGCTGCAGAACAGCCAGCTGGCACTTGAAGATTCTGCCCTGGATGCGCTGCTGCTCAACGACAAACGGTTTCAGTCTGTTGTGCAGGTTGGCGGGGGAACGGGAAATCAACCGAACCAGGTGCTGTTGAGTCGCACCTATCTGTCGACTTCAGGAACGGTTGTTAATTCAGAGGCGACGCAGCTGGACCTGGAAGTCTCTGGAAGCCTGTTATTGAGCCAGAATGATCTGTTCGCGCTGGCGGTGAAGCCGTCGTCGAGTCCGCGGGTTCGGGTTTCTCTGAATCAAAGTACCCTGGCGCCTCGCGATTCCGTACTGGCTTTTAAGGAAAGCGACGGTTCTCAATCTACAGGAACCGCTGCCCGGGTGCTGGCGGAAGAATGTCTGTTTCTACCTGTGCCTGCCGCGTCAGGCGGTCGCTCTGACTCTTCCCGTTCCGCTTCCCTGCTCCGGCTCCCCCAGAGTCTGCAGAAGCAGGTACAGTGGTGGGGTTCGACTAATGGGTATATGGTAGAGCGGTTGCAGGCACTCGGGGAATCCGGCTCACTGTCTGCGGGGGCTGGCGGCGATTTTGAACAGACGCTCGCCCAGGTGTTCGGTGATCAGGCGGATCAACATGCACTGACGATGCCGGGCGGGGTTCTGCTGCAGGAACAGAAACTGCCTCCCCTGACGAAAATTCAGCCGGTTCACTTTCGGCTGCTGCCTGCCTGTAAGGCGGCGACCTGGTCAGACCTCAAACAGCCGCTGGGGGCCGATCCCGTTGCGCTGCAGGCGATGCTGGAAGGCAATCCGCAGGACCGGGCGAAAGCGGCCCGCAAGAAACGCTCGTTCTAA
- a CDS encoding ATP-binding protein, whose protein sequence is MKRLIENAQEGGKATLLVIQGVDLGTRFQLGTDPASVGRGVRNEIRILDTEASRQHATISFKNGSYIITDQNSSNGTMVNGTQVQSARLSNGDHIQIGRSLLLFSSQAIDEDSRYMAEKIDLISSEDSNQSSITHEVNHEFDSMVLDTADVSGIVQQQDVQNDLQALYRIAEAAVSPTISQEELLKRILDLTINTVGADRGCMLITDPQSGEIQPQIFSSRAEKKSGARMPVSHSIVDYVLNKKQGVRTSDAQRDQRFEGGRSILQAGIREAMCVPMQGRHELMGVIYVDTTTSHPEVLLKNGAVEKFSEEHLRLLVAIGRQSALAIENYRFQNAMLKAERFAAMGQTIATLSHHIKNILQGVRGGSYLIDMGLNKSEEDLVRKGWNIVEKNQNKIYHLVMDMLTFSTERKPALEPGSINTPVKDVHELMQARAEECGVQLKCELDPELPESVFDHEGLHRAILNIVINAIDAVEGLEQGIVLLETRYLAKPDQILIMVSDNGPGIPADQISKIFNLFESTKGARGTGIGLAVSQKIIREHGGEISIESEAGKGSRFTLTVPRLDEDHPHATLSNI, encoded by the coding sequence ATGAAAAGGCTGATAGAAAACGCACAAGAGGGGGGCAAAGCGACCCTGCTGGTTATCCAGGGAGTGGACCTCGGAACCCGCTTCCAGTTGGGAACAGATCCTGCCAGTGTGGGCAGAGGAGTGCGAAACGAGATCCGGATTCTGGATACGGAAGCCTCCCGTCAGCACGCCACAATCTCCTTCAAGAACGGCTCCTACATCATCACCGACCAGAACAGTTCCAATGGAACAATGGTCAACGGGACCCAGGTTCAATCCGCCCGGCTCAGTAACGGCGATCATATTCAGATCGGACGCAGTCTGCTGCTGTTCTCCAGCCAGGCGATCGATGAAGACTCCCGCTACATGGCGGAAAAGATCGACCTGATCAGCAGCGAGGATTCAAATCAGTCCAGCATTACCCACGAAGTCAATCACGAGTTTGACTCCATGGTACTGGACACGGCAGATGTCTCCGGAATAGTCCAGCAGCAGGATGTGCAAAACGACCTGCAGGCTCTGTACCGCATCGCAGAAGCCGCTGTCAGCCCGACAATTTCACAGGAAGAACTACTCAAGCGCATCCTCGACCTGACCATCAATACGGTCGGCGCCGATCGGGGCTGTATGCTGATCACCGACCCGCAGTCGGGTGAAATCCAACCTCAGATCTTCAGCAGTCGTGCCGAGAAAAAGTCCGGCGCACGCATGCCGGTCTCCCACAGCATTGTCGATTACGTACTCAACAAAAAACAGGGGGTCCGCACCTCCGACGCGCAGCGCGATCAACGATTTGAAGGGGGCCGCAGCATTCTGCAGGCAGGCATTCGCGAAGCCATGTGCGTTCCTATGCAGGGCCGCCATGAACTGATGGGCGTCATCTACGTCGACACGACGACTTCCCACCCCGAAGTCCTGCTCAAGAACGGCGCCGTCGAAAAATTCAGCGAAGAACACCTGCGACTCCTGGTCGCCATCGGTCGTCAGTCCGCTTTAGCCATTGAAAACTACCGCTTCCAGAATGCGATGTTGAAAGCGGAACGCTTTGCTGCCATGGGGCAGACCATCGCCACCCTGAGCCACCATATCAAGAACATCCTGCAAGGGGTTCGTGGCGGAAGTTACCTGATCGACATGGGACTCAACAAGTCTGAGGAAGACCTTGTCCGTAAAGGGTGGAACATCGTCGAGAAGAACCAGAACAAAATCTATCACCTCGTGATGGACATGTTGACCTTCAGTACCGAACGCAAGCCAGCCTTGGAACCAGGTTCCATCAACACGCCGGTCAAAGACGTGCACGAACTGATGCAGGCCCGTGCCGAAGAGTGCGGCGTTCAGTTGAAATGCGAACTGGACCCGGAACTGCCGGAAAGCGTATTCGACCACGAAGGCCTTCATCGCGCGATCCTGAATATCGTCATCAACGCCATCGATGCCGTCGAAGGACTGGAGCAGGGGATCGTTCTGCTGGAAACCCGCTATCTCGCGAAACCCGATCAGATCCTGATCATGGTCTCCGATAATGGCCCCGGCATCCCTGCGGATCAGATCAGCAAAATCTTCAACCTGTTCGAATCCACCAAGGGCGCCCGCGGCACCGGTATCGGCCTGGCAGTCAGTCAGAAAATCATCCGCGAACATGGGGGAGAAATCAGCATCGAAAGCGAAGCCGGTAAAGGTTCCCGTTTCACGCTGACCGTTCCGCGTCTGGATGAAGATCACCCCCACGCCACGCTCTCGAATATCTAA
- a CDS encoding superoxide dismutase gives MSYSLPDLPYAYDALEPHIDARTMEIHHTKHHQAYITKANDALEGHSDLTSKSIEDLMSDLSAVPENIRTAIRNNGGGHANHSLFWTIMSPNGGGTPGGDLGDDINATFGSFDAFKEQFANAAATRFGSGWAWLSVDGGKLVVESTPNQDTPLSEGHTPILGLDVWEHAYYLNYQNKRPDYISAFFNVINWDEVAKRYAAAKG, from the coding sequence ATGTCTTACTCACTTCCTGACCTGCCCTATGCCTACGATGCCCTGGAACCTCACATCGATGCCCGCACGATGGAGATCCACCACACCAAACACCACCAGGCTTACATCACCAAAGCCAACGACGCACTCGAAGGCCACAGTGACCTGACTTCCAAGTCCATCGAAGACCTGATGAGCGACCTGAGCGCCGTTCCCGAAAATATCCGTACTGCCATCCGCAACAACGGTGGCGGACACGCGAACCACAGCCTGTTCTGGACCATCATGTCCCCCAACGGCGGTGGAACTCCCGGTGGTGACCTTGGTGATGACATCAACGCGACCTTCGGCAGCTTCGATGCTTTCAAAGAACAGTTCGCCAACGCTGCAGCCACCCGCTTCGGTTCCGGCTGGGCCTGGCTCTCCGTCGATGGCGGCAAACTGGTTGTTGAAAGCACTCCCAACCAGGACACACCACTTTCAGAAGGTCACACCCCGATTCTGGGACTGGATGTCTGGGAACACGCATACTACCTAAACTACCAGAACAAGCGTCCTGACTACATCTCCGCATTTTTCAATGTGATTAACTGGGATGAAGTCGCCAAACGCTATGCGGCAGCCAAAGGTTAA
- a CDS encoding glycosyltransferase family 2 protein produces the protein MHRKALVALPVFNEERHVIEVLTEVRKYAEAILVVDDGSSDRTPELLKEVSGIEVLTHPENRGYGAALKSAFDYAVAHQDEYDILVTIDCDGQHEPTLLPNLVQQIREQPVDEPIDMLSGSRYLKQFDGASIPPEDRRQINVAVTRRINEQLGFDLTDAFCGLKAYRVEALAKFNVTDLGYAMPLQLWVQAAAHGMKIVEFPVPLVYLEEERSFGGSLDDAIKRKAYYDEVLDREMQAAGLTCCASDCCNDRTDSFSE, from the coding sequence ATGCACAGGAAAGCTCTGGTTGCTTTACCCGTATTCAATGAAGAACGTCATGTGATCGAGGTTTTGACCGAAGTCCGCAAGTACGCCGAGGCGATTCTGGTCGTCGACGATGGTTCTTCGGATCGGACTCCAGAGCTGCTCAAAGAAGTGTCGGGCATCGAAGTTCTCACGCATCCGGAAAATCGTGGATATGGTGCCGCTCTCAAAAGCGCCTTCGATTACGCGGTCGCGCACCAGGATGAATACGATATCCTGGTCACCATCGACTGCGATGGTCAGCACGAACCCACCCTGCTCCCGAATCTGGTCCAGCAGATTCGCGAACAGCCTGTTGACGAACCAATCGACATGCTTTCGGGCAGTCGTTATCTGAAGCAGTTTGATGGTGCCAGTATTCCTCCCGAAGATCGTCGGCAGATTAACGTCGCCGTCACGCGTCGGATCAACGAACAGCTGGGCTTTGATCTGACGGATGCCTTCTGTGGTCTGAAGGCGTACCGGGTCGAAGCACTGGCAAAGTTCAACGTGACCGATCTCGGCTACGCGATGCCGCTGCAACTCTGGGTTCAGGCCGCTGCCCACGGAATGAAGATTGTTGAATTCCCCGTTCCGCTGGTCTACCTCGAAGAAGAACGCAGCTTCGGTGGTTCGCTCGATGATGCGATCAAACGCAAAGCATATTACGATGAAGTGCTCGACCGGGAAATGCAGGCAGCCGGGCTGACCTGCTGT